The proteins below come from a single Lepidochelys kempii isolate rLepKem1 chromosome 20, rLepKem1.hap2, whole genome shotgun sequence genomic window:
- the TSPAN16 gene encoding tetraspanin-16: MAPSRSCYATLKTVMICFNTIIFVVGCTLVALGLWIKLGSTSFVRVLGSTSVNFVHIGYFCIVVGIVVAMLGFMGCWGAAKESRCLLLMYFLIMLVIFIAEITAAVVVFAFTQFARSIVLDKSLTALKKKYSGYKHDDIVSYGWNAFMLKFPIGTMRIVAERLGGDAQLLNCCGVHNYTDFSGSAFQIRTNLTYPKSCCKDPMSLACNGHNVSSVVINQEGCFHKLVSLVKEKSLLLGGAATGAALLELAAMIVSLMLYIKLV, from the exons ATGGCTCCCTCGCGCAGTTGCTATGCCACTCTGAAGACTGTAATGATTTGCTTCAACACCATTATCTTT GTTGTCGGCTGCACCTTGGTTGCGCTGGGCCTGTGGATTAAACTGGGAAGCACCTCCTTCGTCAGGGTCCTGGGCTCCACCTCGGTGAACTTTGTCCACATCGGGTACTTCTGCATCGTGGTGGGCATCGTGGTGGCCATGCTGGGGTTCATGGGGTGCTGGGGTGCAGCGAAAGAGAGCAGATGCCTCTTGCTGATG TACTTCTTAATAATGCTGGTCATCTTCATCGCCGAAATCACAGCAGCCGTCGTCGTTTTCGCTTTCACTCAGTTT GCTCGTAGTATCGTCCTAGACAAATCACTGACTGCCTTGAAGAAGAAATACAGCGGCTACAAACACGATGATATCGTGTCCTATGGATGGAATGCATTCATGCTGAAG TTCCCCATCGGTACCATGCGGATCGTAGCCGAGAGGTTGGGAGGAGATGCCCAGCTG CTGAACTGCTGTGGGGTTCATAACTACACAGACTTTTCTGGCTCTGCCTTTCAAATACGGACCAACCTGACTTATCCCAAAAGCTGCTGCAAAGATCCAATGAGCTTGGCATGCAACGGACACAATGTCAGCAGCGTGGTCATCAACCAGGAG GGCTGCTTCCACAAGCTGGTTTCCCTGGTCAAAGAGAAGAGCCTATTGCTCGGCGGAGCTGCCACCGGAGCTGCCCTGCTGGAA CTAGCAGCTATGATAGTCTCCTTAATGCTGTACATTAAACTGGTATGA
- the LOC140901119 gene encoding uncharacterized protein isoform X1, translated as MMKGALVPSGFILDLLNDNLLQREEAKGFLVNGFPRELKQAKDFERVVGRPPNIVIVLDCSTETMIQRLLLRGQTGHRADDHEACIRQRLETHYSLCEPVISYYQQQNLLRNVGGAPQETSWALTPPLSFSPHSPAEPIAGCPGGPSWVSRIMGTTHQAHGNTIQGLSQWAGPLGPRGEEELGGSWSPPAHSTGGGREWAWAAQKLSGFEQGLGLHSPLPQAQGHPRVSQGVGTNARCSVRPSGRELEPGACRAHGRCGSSPAALLCPADSRRGAGRRHLLKVLLRHRQPRLGHGPAAALPGATPQLALCSNKGSASGPGPTLALRRDVPQRLPHHMGLMSASWWPRADTTCLWGWSRALSQSGPFASPLRGSIVLLELAIPAAKVPQS; from the exons ATGATGAAAGGAGCGCTCGTGCCttca GGCTTCATCCTTGACCTGCTGAACGACaacctgctgcagagagaggaggcGAAGGGCTTCCTGGTCAATGGCTTCCCCCGGGAGCTCAAGCAGGCCAAGGACTTCGAGCGTGTG GTGGGGCGTCCTCCCAACATCGTGATCGTCTTGGACTGCTCGACAGAGACCATGATCCAGCGGCTGCTGCTGCGGGGCCAGACCGGCCATCGGGCCGACGACCACGAGGCCTGTATCCGCCAGCGGCTGGAGACTCACTACTCGCTGTGCGAGCCCGTCATCAGCTACTACCAGCAGCAGAACCTGCTCAGAAACGTAGGGGGGGCACCACAAGAGACTTCCTGGGCATTAacccctcccctttccttctcccctcacagcccagcgGAGCCCATTGCAGGCTGCCCGGGTGGGCCCTCCTGGGTTAGCAGGATCATGGGTACCACTCACCAGGCGCATGGAAACACCATCCAGGGGCTGAGCCAGTGGGCAGGCCCCTTGGGCCCGAGAGGGGAGGAGGAACTcggtggcagctggagcccccctgcccacagcactgggggtgggagagaatggGCCTGGGCTGCACAAAAGCTCAGTGGTTTTGAGCAGGGCCTAGGGctgcattcccccctcccccaagcacaggGACACCCAAGGGTTTCCCAGGGGGTGGGTACTAATGCCAGGTGCTCAGTGAGGCCCAGCGGGAGGGAACTAGAGCCAGGTGCCTGCAGGGCCCATGGCAGATGCGGCTCCAGCCCAGCTGCTCTGTTGTGTCCTGCAGATTCTAGGCGAGGAGCCGGAAGACGCCATCTACTCAAAGTGCTGCTTCGTCATCGACAGCCTCGTTTAGGCCACGggcctgctgctgccctgcctggGGCCACCCCGCAGCTGGCGCTGTGTTCAAATAAAGGCTCAGCTTCTGGCCCTGGTCCTACGCTTGCCCTACGCAGAGACGTCCCTCAGCGCCTGCCCCATCATATGGGGCTTATGAGTGCCAGCTGGTGGCCCAGAGCTGACACCACATGCTTATGGGGATGGTCCAGGGCCCTTTCTCAGTCCGGGCCCTTCGCCTCCCCCCTCAGAGGCAGCATCGTGCTGCTGGAGCTAGCTATACCAGCAGCCAAGGTACCTCAGAGCTAG
- the LOC140901119 gene encoding adenylate kinase isoenzyme 1-like isoform X2 has product MGLCQARLPKTAKPLKPELQEKLKSQVIIFVIGGPGCGKGTQCERLAAKYQFQHLGLGSLLRAEASQPTRQGRQIKDIMMKGALVPSGFILDLLNDNLLQREEAKGFLVNGFPRELKQAKDFERVVGRPPNIVIVLDCSTETMIQRLLLRGQTGHRADDHEACIRQRLETHYSLCEPVISYYQQQNLLRNILGEEPEDAIYSKCCFVIDSLV; this is encoded by the exons AGAAGCTGAAGTCGCAAGTCATCATCTTCGTGATAGGAGGCCCGGGCTGTGGCAAAGGGACACAGTGTGAGAGGCTGGCTGCCAAGTACCAGTTCCAGCACCTGGGCCTGGGGAGCCTCCTGCGGGCGGAAGCCAGCCAGCCCACGCGCCAGGGGCGACAAATCAAGGACATCATGATGAAAGGAGCGCTCGTGCCttca GGCTTCATCCTTGACCTGCTGAACGACaacctgctgcagagagaggaggcGAAGGGCTTCCTGGTCAATGGCTTCCCCCGGGAGCTCAAGCAGGCCAAGGACTTCGAGCGTGTG GTGGGGCGTCCTCCCAACATCGTGATCGTCTTGGACTGCTCGACAGAGACCATGATCCAGCGGCTGCTGCTGCGGGGCCAGACCGGCCATCGGGCCGACGACCACGAGGCCTGTATCCGCCAGCGGCTGGAGACTCACTACTCGCTGTGCGAGCCCGTCATCAGCTACTACCAGCAGCAGAACCTGCTCAGAAAC ATTCTAGGCGAGGAGCCGGAAGACGCCATCTACTCAAAGTGCTGCTTCGTCATCGACAGCCTCGTTTAG
- the KHSRP gene encoding far upstream element-binding protein 2 isoform X3 — translation MSDYSPAGPPPSGGPPGGGAGGAGAGGPPPGGAGAGGAGGPGPGGAGGPPGGIRKDAFADAVQRARQIAAKIGGDAATTVNNNTPDFGFGGQKRQLEDGDQPESKKLAAQGDSMSAQLGPIHPPPRSTVTEEYRVPDGMVGLIIGRGGEQINKIQQDSGCKVQISPDSGGLPERSVSLTGSPESVQKAKMMLDDIVSRGRGGPPGQFHDNANGQNGTVQEIMIPAGKAGLVIGKGGETIKQLQERAGVKMILIQDGSQNTNVDKPLRIIGDPYKVQQACEMVMDILRERDQGGFGDRNEYGSRIGGGIDVPVPRHSVGVVIGRSGEMIKKIQNDAGVRIQFKQDDGTGPEKIAHIMGPPDRCEHAARIINDLLQSLRSGPPGPPGPGMPPGGRGRGRGQGNWGPPGGEMTFSIPTHKCGLVIGRGGENVKAINQQTGAFVEISRQLPPNGDPNFKLFIIRGSPQQIDHAKQLIEEKIEGPLCPVGPGPGPGGPPGPAGPMGPFNPGPFNPGPPGAPPHPGAPPPHPYPPQGWGNTYPQWQPPAPHDPSKAAAAADPNAAWAAYYSHYYQQPPGPVPGQPPAPTAPPVQGEPPQPPPAGQSDYTKAWEEYYKKLGQQPQQPGAPPQQDYTKAWEEYYKKQAAQVATGGGPGAPPGPQPDYSAAWAEYYRQQAAYYGQTPGAGGPVPPPTQQGQQVSDRPCAPLPAFNPQL, via the exons ATGTCGGACTATAGCCCGGCCGGGCCCCCGCCCTCCGGAGGGCCCCCCGGTGGGGGAGCCGGCGGAGCCGGAGCTGGGGGGCCGCCGCCGGGAGGAGCGGGCGCGGGAGGCGCGGGGGGGCCCGGcccgggcggagcgggggggCCGCCCGGGGGGATCCGCAAGGACGCCTTCGCCGACGCCGTGCAGCGGGCCCGACAG ATAGCGGCTAAAATTGGGGGTGATGCAGCTACCACGGTGAACAACAACACTCCAGACTTTGGGTTTGGGGGTCAGAAGAGGCAACTGGAAGACGGAG ACCAGCCAGAGAGCAAGAAACTGGCTGCTCAAGGTGATT CAATGTCAGCTCAACTTGGACCGATCCATCCTCCTCCCAG GTCTACAGTGACTGAAGAGTACAGAGTACCTGATGGCATGGTGGGACTCA ttatagGCAGAGGAGGTGAACAGATCAACAAAATCCAGCAAGACTCGGGCTGCAAAGTACAGATATCACCAG ACAGTGGCGGATTACCAGAGCGGAGCGTCTCTCTGACTGGATCCCCAGAATCTGTCCA GAAGGCAAAAATGATGCTGGATGATATCGTGTCGCGGGGTCGTGGGGGGCCGCCTGGCCAGTTCCATGACAATGCTAACGGGCAGAATGGCACAGTGCAGGAAATCATGATCCCGGCTGGGAAGGCAGGGCTGGTGATCGGCAAAGGGGGAGAGACCATTAAACAGTTACAG GAGCGAGCTGGAGTGAAAATGATTTTAATTCAAGACGGTTCCCAAAAcaccaatgtagacaagccccttcGGATAATTGGAGACCCCTACAAAGTACAG CAAGCATGTGAGATGGTGATGGACATCCTGCGAGAACGTGACCAGGGAGGCTTTGGTGACCGAAATGAATACGGTTCCAGGATTGGTGGAGGAATAGAT GTCCCTGTGCCCAGGCATTCTGTCGGTGTGGTTATTGGCCGTAGCGGAGAGATGATTaagaaaatacaaaatgatgCTGGAGTTCGGATACAGTTCAAGCAAG ATGATGGGACGGGTCCTGAGAAGATCGCCCATATTATGGGGCCCCCAGACAGGTGCGAGCATGCTGCCCGGATTATAAATGACCTCCTGCAGAGCCTTCGG AGTGGCCCGCCGGGCCCCCCTGGCCCAGGAATGCCCCCTGGAGGCAGAGGTCGTGGCCGAGGGCAGGGTAACTGGGGGCCTCCTGGAGGAGAAATGACCTTCTCTATCCCTACTCACAAGTGTGGGCTGGTCATTGGCAGAG GCGGGGAGAACGTCAAAGCCATAAACCAGCAGACGGGGGCGTTCGTCGAGATCTCCCGGCAGCTGCCTCCCAACGGAGACCCCAACTTCAAACTGTTCATCATCCGAGGCTCCCCGCAGCAGATCGACCACGCCAAGCAGCTCATCGAGGAGAAGATCGAG GGCCCCCTCTGCCCAGTTGgacctgggcctgggcctggagGGCCCCCGGGCCCTGCTGGCCCAATGGGCCCTTTCAACCCAGGACCTTTCAATCCAGGGCCACCAGGAGCTCCCCCTCA CCCTGgggctcctcccccccacccatacCCACCCCAAGGCTGGGGGAACACCTACCCGCAGTGGCAGCCTCCGGCTCCTCATGACCCAA GCaaagcagcagcggcagcagatCCCAACGCAGCCTGGGCAGCATACTACTCGCACTACTACCAGCAGCCACCTGGCCCCGTGCCCGGGCAGCCACCAGCTCCCACAGCGCCCCCGGTTCAGGGAGAGCCGCCGCAGCCACCCCCGGCCGGGCAGTCCGACTACACTAAAGCGTGGGAGGAGTATTACAAAAAACTAG gccagcagccccagcagcctGGGGCACCCCCACAGCAGGACTACACGAAAGCCTGGGAGGAATATTATAAGAAACAAG CAGCTCAAGTGGCTACTGGTGGAGGACCAGGGGCACCACCGGGACCTCAGCCAGACTACAGCGCAGCCTGGGCAGAGTACTACAGACAGCAGGCTGCCTACTACGGACAGACACCAGGGGCTGGGGGCCCAGTGCCGCCACCGACACAGCAGGGACAGCAGGTGAGTGATCGGCCATGTGCCCCGCTGCCTGCCTTCAACCCCCAGCTGTAG
- the KHSRP gene encoding far upstream element-binding protein 2 isoform X2 — translation MSDYSPAGPPPSGGPPGGGAGGAGAGGPPPGGAGAGGAGGPGPGGAGGPPGGIRKDAFADAVQRARQVPVVVSAPVEQNPKLELQQIAAKIGGDAATTVNNNTPDFGFGGQKRQLEDGDQPESKKLAAQGDSMSAQLGPIHPPPRSTVTEEYRVPDGMVGLIIGRGGEQINKIQQDSGCKVQISPDSGGLPERSVSLTGSPESVQKAKMMLDDIVSRGRGGPPGQFHDNANGQNGTVQEIMIPAGKAGLVIGKGGETIKQLQERAGVKMILIQDGSQNTNVDKPLRIIGDPYKVQQACEMVMDILRERDQGGFGDRNEYGSRIGGGIDVPVPRHSVGVVIGRSGEMIKKIQNDAGVRIQFKQDDGTGPEKIAHIMGPPDRCEHAARIINDLLQSLRSGPPGPPGPGMPPGGRGRGRGQGNWGPPGGEMTFSIPTHKCGLVIGRGGENVKAINQQTGAFVEISRQLPPNGDPNFKLFIIRGSPQQIDHAKQLIEEKIEGPLCPVGPGPGPGGPPGPAGPMGPFNPGPFNPGPPGAPPHPGAPPPHPYPPQGWGNTYPQWQPPAPHDPSKAAAAADPNAAWAAYYSHYYQQPPGPVPGQPPAPTAPPVQGEPPQPPPAGQSDYTKAWEEYYKKLGQQPQQPGAPPQQDYTKAWEEYYKKQAAQVATGGGPGAPPGPQPDYSAAWAEYYRQQAAYYGQTPGAGGPVPPPTQQGQQAQ, via the exons ATGTCGGACTATAGCCCGGCCGGGCCCCCGCCCTCCGGAGGGCCCCCCGGTGGGGGAGCCGGCGGAGCCGGAGCTGGGGGGCCGCCGCCGGGAGGAGCGGGCGCGGGAGGCGCGGGGGGGCCCGGcccgggcggagcgggggggCCGCCCGGGGGGATCCGCAAGGACGCCTTCGCCGACGCCGTGCAGCGGGCCCGACAG GTGCCTGTGGTGGTGTCAGCTCCTGTTGAGCAGAATCCTAAACTTGAGTTGCAGCAG ATAGCGGCTAAAATTGGGGGTGATGCAGCTACCACGGTGAACAACAACACTCCAGACTTTGGGTTTGGGGGTCAGAAGAGGCAACTGGAAGACGGAG ACCAGCCAGAGAGCAAGAAACTGGCTGCTCAAGGTGATT CAATGTCAGCTCAACTTGGACCGATCCATCCTCCTCCCAG GTCTACAGTGACTGAAGAGTACAGAGTACCTGATGGCATGGTGGGACTCA ttatagGCAGAGGAGGTGAACAGATCAACAAAATCCAGCAAGACTCGGGCTGCAAAGTACAGATATCACCAG ACAGTGGCGGATTACCAGAGCGGAGCGTCTCTCTGACTGGATCCCCAGAATCTGTCCA GAAGGCAAAAATGATGCTGGATGATATCGTGTCGCGGGGTCGTGGGGGGCCGCCTGGCCAGTTCCATGACAATGCTAACGGGCAGAATGGCACAGTGCAGGAAATCATGATCCCGGCTGGGAAGGCAGGGCTGGTGATCGGCAAAGGGGGAGAGACCATTAAACAGTTACAG GAGCGAGCTGGAGTGAAAATGATTTTAATTCAAGACGGTTCCCAAAAcaccaatgtagacaagccccttcGGATAATTGGAGACCCCTACAAAGTACAG CAAGCATGTGAGATGGTGATGGACATCCTGCGAGAACGTGACCAGGGAGGCTTTGGTGACCGAAATGAATACGGTTCCAGGATTGGTGGAGGAATAGAT GTCCCTGTGCCCAGGCATTCTGTCGGTGTGGTTATTGGCCGTAGCGGAGAGATGATTaagaaaatacaaaatgatgCTGGAGTTCGGATACAGTTCAAGCAAG ATGATGGGACGGGTCCTGAGAAGATCGCCCATATTATGGGGCCCCCAGACAGGTGCGAGCATGCTGCCCGGATTATAAATGACCTCCTGCAGAGCCTTCGG AGTGGCCCGCCGGGCCCCCCTGGCCCAGGAATGCCCCCTGGAGGCAGAGGTCGTGGCCGAGGGCAGGGTAACTGGGGGCCTCCTGGAGGAGAAATGACCTTCTCTATCCCTACTCACAAGTGTGGGCTGGTCATTGGCAGAG GCGGGGAGAACGTCAAAGCCATAAACCAGCAGACGGGGGCGTTCGTCGAGATCTCCCGGCAGCTGCCTCCCAACGGAGACCCCAACTTCAAACTGTTCATCATCCGAGGCTCCCCGCAGCAGATCGACCACGCCAAGCAGCTCATCGAGGAGAAGATCGAG GGCCCCCTCTGCCCAGTTGgacctgggcctgggcctggagGGCCCCCGGGCCCTGCTGGCCCAATGGGCCCTTTCAACCCAGGACCTTTCAATCCAGGGCCACCAGGAGCTCCCCCTCA CCCTGgggctcctcccccccacccatacCCACCCCAAGGCTGGGGGAACACCTACCCGCAGTGGCAGCCTCCGGCTCCTCATGACCCAA GCaaagcagcagcggcagcagatCCCAACGCAGCCTGGGCAGCATACTACTCGCACTACTACCAGCAGCCACCTGGCCCCGTGCCCGGGCAGCCACCAGCTCCCACAGCGCCCCCGGTTCAGGGAGAGCCGCCGCAGCCACCCCCGGCCGGGCAGTCCGACTACACTAAAGCGTGGGAGGAGTATTACAAAAAACTAG gccagcagccccagcagcctGGGGCACCCCCACAGCAGGACTACACGAAAGCCTGGGAGGAATATTATAAGAAACAAG CAGCTCAAGTGGCTACTGGTGGAGGACCAGGGGCACCACCGGGACCTCAGCCAGACTACAGCGCAGCCTGGGCAGAGTACTACAGACAGCAGGCTGCCTACTACGGACAGACACCAGGGGCTGGGGGCCCAGTGCCGCCACCGACACAGCAGGGACAGCAG GCTCAGTGA
- the KHSRP gene encoding far upstream element-binding protein 2 isoform X1 gives MSDYSPAGPPPSGGPPGGGAGGAGAGGPPPGGAGAGGAGGPGPGGAGGPPGGIRKDAFADAVQRARQVPVVVSAPVEQNPKLELQQIAAKIGGDAATTVNNNTPDFGFGGQKRQLEDGDQPESKKLAAQGDSMSAQLGPIHPPPRSTVTEEYRVPDGMVGLIIGRGGEQINKIQQDSGCKVQISPDSGGLPERSVSLTGSPESVQKAKMMLDDIVSRGRGGPPGQFHDNANGQNGTVQEIMIPAGKAGLVIGKGGETIKQLQERAGVKMILIQDGSQNTNVDKPLRIIGDPYKVQQACEMVMDILRERDQGGFGDRNEYGSRIGGGIDVPVPRHSVGVVIGRSGEMIKKIQNDAGVRIQFKQDDGTGPEKIAHIMGPPDRCEHAARIINDLLQSLRSGPPGPPGPGMPPGGRGRGRGQGNWGPPGGEMTFSIPTHKCGLVIGRGGENVKAINQQTGAFVEISRQLPPNGDPNFKLFIIRGSPQQIDHAKQLIEEKIEGPLCPVGPGPGPGGPPGPAGPMGPFNPGPFNPGPPGAPPHPGAPPPHPYPPQGWGNTYPQWQPPAPHDPSKAAAAADPNAAWAAYYSHYYQQPPGPVPGQPPAPTAPPVQGEPPQPPPAGQSDYTKAWEEYYKKLGQQPQQPGAPPQQDYTKAWEEYYKKQAAQVATGGGPGAPPGPQPDYSAAWAEYYRQQAAYYGQTPGAGGPVPPPTQQGQQVSDRPCAPLPAFNPQL, from the exons ATGTCGGACTATAGCCCGGCCGGGCCCCCGCCCTCCGGAGGGCCCCCCGGTGGGGGAGCCGGCGGAGCCGGAGCTGGGGGGCCGCCGCCGGGAGGAGCGGGCGCGGGAGGCGCGGGGGGGCCCGGcccgggcggagcgggggggCCGCCCGGGGGGATCCGCAAGGACGCCTTCGCCGACGCCGTGCAGCGGGCCCGACAG GTGCCTGTGGTGGTGTCAGCTCCTGTTGAGCAGAATCCTAAACTTGAGTTGCAGCAG ATAGCGGCTAAAATTGGGGGTGATGCAGCTACCACGGTGAACAACAACACTCCAGACTTTGGGTTTGGGGGTCAGAAGAGGCAACTGGAAGACGGAG ACCAGCCAGAGAGCAAGAAACTGGCTGCTCAAGGTGATT CAATGTCAGCTCAACTTGGACCGATCCATCCTCCTCCCAG GTCTACAGTGACTGAAGAGTACAGAGTACCTGATGGCATGGTGGGACTCA ttatagGCAGAGGAGGTGAACAGATCAACAAAATCCAGCAAGACTCGGGCTGCAAAGTACAGATATCACCAG ACAGTGGCGGATTACCAGAGCGGAGCGTCTCTCTGACTGGATCCCCAGAATCTGTCCA GAAGGCAAAAATGATGCTGGATGATATCGTGTCGCGGGGTCGTGGGGGGCCGCCTGGCCAGTTCCATGACAATGCTAACGGGCAGAATGGCACAGTGCAGGAAATCATGATCCCGGCTGGGAAGGCAGGGCTGGTGATCGGCAAAGGGGGAGAGACCATTAAACAGTTACAG GAGCGAGCTGGAGTGAAAATGATTTTAATTCAAGACGGTTCCCAAAAcaccaatgtagacaagccccttcGGATAATTGGAGACCCCTACAAAGTACAG CAAGCATGTGAGATGGTGATGGACATCCTGCGAGAACGTGACCAGGGAGGCTTTGGTGACCGAAATGAATACGGTTCCAGGATTGGTGGAGGAATAGAT GTCCCTGTGCCCAGGCATTCTGTCGGTGTGGTTATTGGCCGTAGCGGAGAGATGATTaagaaaatacaaaatgatgCTGGAGTTCGGATACAGTTCAAGCAAG ATGATGGGACGGGTCCTGAGAAGATCGCCCATATTATGGGGCCCCCAGACAGGTGCGAGCATGCTGCCCGGATTATAAATGACCTCCTGCAGAGCCTTCGG AGTGGCCCGCCGGGCCCCCCTGGCCCAGGAATGCCCCCTGGAGGCAGAGGTCGTGGCCGAGGGCAGGGTAACTGGGGGCCTCCTGGAGGAGAAATGACCTTCTCTATCCCTACTCACAAGTGTGGGCTGGTCATTGGCAGAG GCGGGGAGAACGTCAAAGCCATAAACCAGCAGACGGGGGCGTTCGTCGAGATCTCCCGGCAGCTGCCTCCCAACGGAGACCCCAACTTCAAACTGTTCATCATCCGAGGCTCCCCGCAGCAGATCGACCACGCCAAGCAGCTCATCGAGGAGAAGATCGAG GGCCCCCTCTGCCCAGTTGgacctgggcctgggcctggagGGCCCCCGGGCCCTGCTGGCCCAATGGGCCCTTTCAACCCAGGACCTTTCAATCCAGGGCCACCAGGAGCTCCCCCTCA CCCTGgggctcctcccccccacccatacCCACCCCAAGGCTGGGGGAACACCTACCCGCAGTGGCAGCCTCCGGCTCCTCATGACCCAA GCaaagcagcagcggcagcagatCCCAACGCAGCCTGGGCAGCATACTACTCGCACTACTACCAGCAGCCACCTGGCCCCGTGCCCGGGCAGCCACCAGCTCCCACAGCGCCCCCGGTTCAGGGAGAGCCGCCGCAGCCACCCCCGGCCGGGCAGTCCGACTACACTAAAGCGTGGGAGGAGTATTACAAAAAACTAG gccagcagccccagcagcctGGGGCACCCCCACAGCAGGACTACACGAAAGCCTGGGAGGAATATTATAAGAAACAAG CAGCTCAAGTGGCTACTGGTGGAGGACCAGGGGCACCACCGGGACCTCAGCCAGACTACAGCGCAGCCTGGGCAGAGTACTACAGACAGCAGGCTGCCTACTACGGACAGACACCAGGGGCTGGGGGCCCAGTGCCGCCACCGACACAGCAGGGACAGCAGGTGAGTGATCGGCCATGTGCCCCGCTGCCTGCCTTCAACCCCCAGCTGTAG